The window TAAAACGTCTATTCAAAATCTACAACAAAGTTCGTTTTATGCTTCCCGCTCTTTGCCTCTTTGAGGATCAAAACTGTAATCATCTCCACCCACTCAGCCTCACCCGCCCGGTGTTCGATTTGCGCTGCGGCATGACGTCACTGCTCGAGAAAATCATCCGGCATTATTCCGATTTCACGCTGCATCTTTTCGTGCGCGACTATCTTGCCGGCTTGACAAAAGAAAATCATCCGCATGCGCGCGTCAATCAAATTCCCGCCAATTCTTGCTTGTTGATCAATGGCCGGTTTTTGTTTGAGAATGATCTCCCCCGGCTTGAGGGCGGGGAGATGGCCTGGTGCAATCGCGGTAAAATCGTCGCCGCACGGCTTTCTGCAGCAAGATTGGCCGGGCTAGCGATCGAAGGGGGAGGCATAATCATGCCGGAAAATTTTGCCGGCATTTCTCAACATGAAATCACTGGAAAATTTCTCGAGTTCCCCTGGGATTTGGTAAACAATAATCCGTCTGAGATAAAAAAAGATTTCGGCTATCGGAATCTCGGTGGCCAAATTCTTGGGAAGATCTATCCGAACGTGACACTGCTCGATGAAAAGAATATTCACATCGCAGCCGGCGCGACGATCAAACCCGGTGTTGTGCTCGATGCCGAAGACGGCCCGATTTTCATCGACGAGGGCGCGACGGTGATGGCGAATGCCTGCTTGCAGGGGCCGCTATATGTCGGTAAGAAGTCCGTCATCAAAATGGGCGCAAAAATCTATGAAGGCACTTCCATCGGGACGGTGTGCAAAATCGGCGGCGAAGTCGATGCCTCCATCATTCACGGCTTCAGCAACAAGCAGCATGAAGGCTTTCTCGGACATGCGTATCTCGGCGAGTGGGTCAATCTCGGCGCAGATACCAACAACAGCGATCTCAAAAACAACTACAGCAGCGTGAAGGTTCACATTGACGGAAAAATGGTGGACAGCGGGTCGCTGTTCGCGGGATTGTTCATGGGCGATCATGCCAAAAGCGGCATCAATACCATGTTCAACACCGGCACAGTGGTGGGCGTGATGAGCAACGTTTTTGGCGCGGGCTATCCGGCCAAATTCATTCCTTCGTTCACTTGGGGCGGAGCAGAGTCAAGCGAAACCTATGCGCTGGACAAGGCGCTCGAAGTCGCCCGCCGAGCAATGACGAGGCGCAAGCAAAATCTAACGCCCGTGCAAGAAGCTATATTGCGCCATGTGTTTGAGATAACTCGCTCAGAAAGGGCAGTAAGTTAATCAGTTCGGTTTTCTCAAAACCGGTAAATTACTTAACTCTGTTTATCGAAAGATAGGCAGAGTTTTTATTTTTAGGTAAAAATGAAAATTTAGTTAAAAATTTACTTGTTTTGACAAACTATCTGTTATATATTCGCGCCAATTTATTTAAGAAATTAATTAAAACTGCACTTCTATATAAATTTATAAACTAAATCAATAAAATTATAACCATAGTGCGGCTGGAAAACCATTTCACAGAAAGGGCATCCTATGAAAATGCGCTGGTTTTTACCGTTTAGCCTGCTGTTGCTCGTGAGTTTTGTTGGAGTGATGTTTCCGGTTTCTGCGCCGAGCGTGACGGGCGGCCCCATCGTCGCGGGCGATGTGGCGTGGATGCTCACGGCCACCGGCCTGGTTTTGCTCATGACGCCCGGCTTGTCATTTTTCTATGGCGGCATGGTGCGCGCCAAAAACGTCATCTCCACCATGCTGCAAAGCTTTATCGCATTGGGCGTCATCAGCATTCTGTGGGTGGTGGTGGGATTCAGCCTGTCGTTCGGCGACAGCCTCGGCGGGTTCATCGGTAATCCGTTGACCTACTTTATGTTCAGCGGCGTGGGCGGCGCAACGCATCCGGATTTGGCGCCCACGATTCCCCTGGTCTTGTTTGCCCTTTTTCAACTGAAATTTGCCATCATCACACCCGCGCTCATCACCGGCTCGTTTGCCGAGCGCGTGCGCTTTTCGAGCTACCTGCTTTTCATCTGCTTGTTCAGTTTGTTTATTTACAGCCCGCTCGCGCATTGGACCTGGCATCCCGAGGGCTTTTTACGGCAGTGGGGCGTGCTTGATTTTGCCGGAGGTACGGTGGTTCACATGTCCGCCGGTCTGGCGGCGCTGGCCGGCGCGTTGGTTTTGGGGAGAAGAAAAGATCATTCCGCGCGCGAACCGCATACGCCGGCAAACATTCCATTCGTCATTCTTGGCACGGGCATGCTGTGGTTCGGCTGGTTCGGCTTCAATGCCGGCTCTGCGCTTGCCGCGTCGGAGACGGCCACGTTGGCGTTTCTCAACACCAACACCGCTTCGGCTGCTGCCATGCTCGCGTGGATTTTGTTCGACGGTATTCGCGGCCGCAAGCCTTCGGCATTGGGCGCGTGCATCGGCGCGGTTGTCGGGCTTGTGGCGATCACGCCTGCGGCGGGTTATGTGACGGTGGGCGCGAGTATTCTTATTGGCACGCTGGCAAGCATTGTGAGCAATTATGCCGTGCATTTAAAATCGAAATCAACGCTTGACGACACGCTCGATGTTTTCCCCTGTCACGGGGTGGGCGGTATCATGGGCATGCTGGCCACCGGCATTTTCGCGCAGGGCGTGGGATTGCTGTACGGAACGTCGCAGGTTTTCCTGTATCACTTGCTCGCGATTGTAATCGTAAGCGCGTTCAGCTTCGGCGGGTCGTTTGTTTTATACAAACTGACGGATATGTTGATTCCGCTGCGCGTGCCGCTGGAACAGGAAGAAATCGGCCTGGATATTAGCCAGCATGGCGAGACCGTCGGTGGCGAGGCCATCAGCAATGGCAACGGACGAAAGATCGTAATCGCGCCCGCCGTGCATACGACGTAACAAGGCGCAATATAAGGGGGTGGAATAAATTAACATTTCCAAAACGCCCTTATTTGACATGGCACATTGAGTATTTCGATGGATCACATGGATAGTTTATTCTATTCCACCCCCTAACCTAAAATTGCAACTGTTCTGCCACGGCTTGGCCGTGGCATTGGGTACGCTGAGTCAGGACTCACGCCGTGGCAGAATATTCGCAACCTGAGTTTTGCATTTTGTTCTGGTCACCTGAATCCGCAAGCAAAGCCTCAAAGCTCAAACCTTCGCGCTAATCCGAGCATCCCGCCCCAGGTTCCTTCATTCACGGTCAATCCGCGCGTGGCGGATAGTTCGAGATTCACAGATTTCAAAAGCCAGCTCACGCCCGCGCGCGCCACGCCGCGCGCTTCTGTGCCCACCGGAATGATATTGCGTGTGGTGAGATAGCCGTTGATTTCTCCCGCAAACTGAAGTCGCGACCCGGCGCGATACGATACGCCCAAACCATAAGTCAAAACATCATTCTGCTCGTCGGTTTCAATCGGCGCTGTGAGAATGCCCATGCCAACTTCTCCGAACAGCAAAAATTTTTCGAACTTCTGCGAGAGCATTGCCGCTAAAAACACATCCGTCGTGTTTGTGCCAATGCCTTTCTTTTGAGTGGAATTCGGCAATCTGGTTTCAGCGCGCATGCCAAAGGCCGTGGTTTGCGCCGCGTTTTGCGCAAGACGCACAATTGTGCCCACGGAAAAATCCCCGGCGTCTGCGGTTGTGCCGCTGGCTGGAAAACCCGCTTTGGGTTGTGAGCTTGTTTCGTCGATTTCAAGTTGTTGCCGGATTGCGCCGCGAATCTGAATCACAACGTTTGAAGACGCGCCCAAATCGACGCGCATCATGCCGAGGCGTAGCAATCTGCCCTGCAAACCTGATAACGGCGCTTGCCAGTCCGATCGCGCTTCAACGCCCAAACTGATTTGCATGCTCGAAGCCGGCAGCAGCCAGAGATGATTGGTCGTGAGAAAATGAGGCAAGGACGGCAATTCGCCAGATTGTTTCTTAACAAGGGAAGGTTGAGAGTTTGCCGTTGCCGCGGCAAACAATGAGATCAAACCGAAACAGCAAAAGAGGTGATTCCAGACGGATATTTGGGGAGAAATTTTCATAAACAACCGGGGTGACGGATCACGCTTTCGTCTTCCCGTTCTCATGATTACCGGACGAAAACAAGCCCAGCACCGGGCGATTCTTGCTTTGCAGCAATTGCTGTAACTCTTCGCCTTCAACCATTTCTTTTTCAAGCAGCAGCTTCGCGAGTTTTTCAAGCTTGTTGCGTTTACGGCCGAGCAGGCGTTCCACCTCGCGATAGGCTTTATCAATAATCGTGCGCACTTCTTCGTCAATCTGACTGGCGATTTTTTCGCTGTGCGATACGCCGCCCATTTCCATGCCGAGAAACATGCCGCGTTTGTCATTGGAATAAAACAACGGGCCGAGCCTCGTGCTCATGCCGTATTCCGTCACCATGCTGCGCGCGATCGCCGTGCTGCGTTCGAGATCGTTTTGTGCGCCCGTGGAAATTTCTTGGAAGATGAT of the Cytophagia bacterium CHB2 genome contains:
- a CDS encoding transferase gives rise to the protein MLPALCLFEDQNCNHLHPLSLTRPVFDLRCGMTSLLEKIIRHYSDFTLHLFVRDYLAGLTKENHPHARVNQIPANSCLLINGRFLFENDLPRLEGGEMAWCNRGKIVAARLSAARLAGLAIEGGGIIMPENFAGISQHEITGKFLEFPWDLVNNNPSEIKKDFGYRNLGGQILGKIYPNVTLLDEKNIHIAAGATIKPGVVLDAEDGPIFIDEGATVMANACLQGPLYVGKKSVIKMGAKIYEGTSIGTVCKIGGEVDASIIHGFSNKQHEGFLGHAYLGEWVNLGADTNNSDLKNNYSSVKVHIDGKMVDSGSLFAGLFMGDHAKSGINTMFNTGTVVGVMSNVFGAGYPAKFIPSFTWGGAESSETYALDKALEVARRAMTRRKQNLTPVQEAILRHVFEITRSERAVS
- a CDS encoding ammonium transporter, translating into MKMRWFLPFSLLLLVSFVGVMFPVSAPSVTGGPIVAGDVAWMLTATGLVLLMTPGLSFFYGGMVRAKNVISTMLQSFIALGVISILWVVVGFSLSFGDSLGGFIGNPLTYFMFSGVGGATHPDLAPTIPLVLFALFQLKFAIITPALITGSFAERVRFSSYLLFICLFSLFIYSPLAHWTWHPEGFLRQWGVLDFAGGTVVHMSAGLAALAGALVLGRRKDHSAREPHTPANIPFVILGTGMLWFGWFGFNAGSALAASETATLAFLNTNTASAAAMLAWILFDGIRGRKPSALGACIGAVVGLVAITPAAGYVTVGASILIGTLASIVSNYAVHLKSKSTLDDTLDVFPCHGVGGIMGMLATGIFAQGVGLLYGTSQVFLYHLLAIVIVSAFSFGGSFVLYKLTDMLIPLRVPLEQEEIGLDISQHGETVGGEAISNGNGRKIVIAPAVHTT